The genomic region CTTCCCTTCTTCCCTAACTCTGGCTTCCTCAAAGTTTCACCTCCCAATAAAATTCTAACTTTGCAGCAGACTGATTTCCAGGCTAAGACAAGAGGGACTCAAGTTCAAGGGAAAGTCCTGGCTCAGGCTGTGAGCATGGAGACCAAGGGAGTGAGCACAGAGCAGGGAGAAGATCCCCAGGACCAGACACGGGGACTCCTAAGCTCAAAGGTCACAGGAAGAACAAGAGGAAGAGACAAGAAAGGGCCCATGAAGTAGGAGGAACAGGAGGAGAGGGTTACGTCAGAGTGTTCCCAGGAGGATGGGAAAAGGATGGCAGTGCCTGAATTGCCCCTGGGACTAAAAGGAGAAGTGACACCTGGAGGGAAGTGGGTTCAGGAGTGGAAGGAAGTAGCAGGTTTAGGCACCGAGGTAACCAATCAAGTAAAGGGGGAAACGAATGATGGGTGAGACGGAACCGTTGCTGACAGGTGAGAGGTATGGGACTGGATGCACAAAGCATTGAGTCAACCAGGCCACACCTTTACTCAATGTCCTGGATAGAAACTGGCGTCATCTGTCCTGACATGGTAGTGACCTGGGTTTCAATCctggctcttcactttctgtgatcAAGGAACTAAAccagtttgttttggtttttttttttaaaactcggTCACGTTGTATAGCTTACGCAATCTtactagttcccggaccagggatcaaacccggcccTGGCAGCgaaagtgccgagtcctaaccactggactgccagggaactcccggACTGGCTATTTACCATCTGAAGAAAGAGGGGGTAAAAGAGTCCCCCCCTACACAGAGGGTGGTGGAACGCCAGGCACTGTCAATGCTCAAGGAATGTGGACTTTCCTCAAATGTCCTAGACAGAAACAAGCGTCACCTGGGCCCCTGCCCAGCTCCCTGGAAGGACAATGAAGGAAGGGACCCTGTCCAACCCCAAGCTGGGTGATCTCTGGAAGAAACCCAGCAGGTGTGCAAGGGAGCCAGGCACCCGCTCTGCCAAACTCCCCATCTCCGATGCTTCGCCCCAAACTGTCTGCCAAAAGTCAGTTGGGGAGACCCAGGAGTGTGGAGGGGGCTCAATGGGCACCCTCTGGAGGACCACATCCAGCCACAGGATAAGAGCAGAGacgccccacctcccacccagccGGCCTCTGGGCTCTGCCTGCCTGGGCAGTGCCCTGAGGGCAGAAGTGCCCCATGCTGTTAGGGAGGCTGGAATCCTCTGAAGGAGAAGGGGGACTCATGGAAGCTGGGTTCTCTTTCCCTGAGGGCTGGGGAGAGACACTGGAGCCCTGGGTTTGTTACCTCCTTATATACTCAGCAAAGGGCCCTGTTCAGAGGAGCAGCGTCACGACGGTCAGTCCATCCGTGTGGCTACCGCAAAGGCTGAGCTCAGTGTCTGCGGGCCCTGCTGATTCCGGACTATTTTTGGGGTGGGGGCACTCGGCCCCTTGACCTTGCCTCCTGGTGGGGACTGGCGGGTGGAGTGGTATCCTGGCGGGTGGGGTGGTCCTGCGGTGCCAACCGGGGGTGGAAAGTGGGCGGGGCGGAGGGAGGTGAGGGCTCCAGCCCTGCGCCCGCGGACCAGGGTCGGGGCGCGGGCTCGGTGCCGCCCCGCGCGTCCCCGCCGCAGCGGGCGCGCGCTCCCgaaaggcggcggcggcggcagcactGGCCGCACCGGCAGCATCAGCACTCGCAGCATCCCCGGGCGGCCTCGGGCGGGGCCGGCCCGACGGACAGGCGGACAGAAGGCCCCGGGGGCGCGCGGCCCGCCCAGGCTGGCCATGGAGGGAGGCTCGTTCGGCGCGGGACGCGCGGGGGCAGCCCTGGACCCTGTGAGCTTCGCGCGGCGGCCCCAGACCCTACTGCGTGTCGCATCCTGGGTGAGTGGccggccccagccccctccccgatACCCCCTCCCACCTCGCCTCGCCTCCCGCATCCCGATCACCTGCGCCTCGCCCCTGCCCTTCGCCCCTTCCCCATCCACGCCGGCCCTTCCCCCGCCGGCCCCAGGTTAGGGTGACGTCACCGGGCTGGGTGCGTCCACCTGCCGGCGGGGGAGGGGCCGGTGGCGACAGCCGGGGACCTTGAAGGGTCACCACCCGCCGCACCCACCTCCCAGTTCTTCCTTAGGTCTAACTCAGTGCCCTTCCTCAGCCCTCGCTCCGTTTTTCCTGTGTTCACGCTTGGAAACGGGCACAGGGGTGGGGACGGGATTCGCGGAGGGCTTGGGCGCTCAGCCTCAGCACTAGGAGAGGCTACCGGAACCGAGAGAATCTGGCCGAGCCTCCCCCTTGCTTCTCCTGCGCGCACATCCTCCCGGCTCCTTCGAAGGGAACTGGCCCTTCCCAGGCCCCCCATTTGCAACcgtgagttgggggtgggggtgcttcgGGATTCCTCTGCGTGGGGCAGCTGGAAGGGGCTCTGCACTGGGAGGGCTTTCTGGAGGTGGTGTGGGAGGGGCAGATTTGGTGCAGCCTAGCCTACTGGAGCAACCCTAGGCCCAGTGGCCTGCTCCTCCTTCCCATCCATCCAGGCAGGAGACACGGAAGGTGGAATGCCAAGTTCTGGGTTGTACCCACCTGCTGGCAGCTGGTGCTGGCATCTACTCACGTGTCTTCCAGGAGGGTGGTGctcagggtggggcaggggccctgggggTGGAGTGACTCTGGCTAGACCAGATAGTAGGGACCCTATGTTCTGGTTCCAGCTCTGACTCAACTGGTGGACCAGTTGGGGGTACATGTCAGTATCTTGCACTTTGGTTTCCCTCTTAGTCTCTAGGAGCTGgggcaggaaaggagaaaaatgaagttgAAACTGGAGGTCTTTTCTTGTTTTAGAAACAGATGGCTGCCCAGGGCTCCAAGAGCAGCATCTGGTTTAAAAGGactgtggctacagtccatggggttacaaagagtcagacatgactgagggactaacacttaaCACCACCTCCCTTGCCTTCCAGCCACAGGGCACTGAGGTCTGACTGAACCCCAGAACTTATGGATGGTATTGATGATTAATCCCAGACTGGAGTGCCCACAAAGTGCAGGATGCTGGGTGGGCATTATTTCTAACCCAACCGCCCCATGAGTCGTGCCTGCTACATTTGGCATGCTGGGAAACAAGACTGCACAGCTGGGGCATGCTGAAGGCGGGGTGCACTCAGGTCCTGGCTGACAGCTCTGTGCAGCTGTCCCTCTGCTGTGCGCCCCATgccccctctctccccactccaCATCTACTCTCCCAACCCTGCTGACTCAAGCCTGGGGGTCACAGATCCTGTCCCCACGCTCTGGAGTGGGCCATGGGAGACACTTCGGGCTCCACAAGGTACAGAGGACACAGCTCAAATGCCAGCCCTGGCTCTTACCAACCATGTGACCCCtggacaagtcacttcacctGCTGGAGCCCCGAGCTCCCTATCTACAAAGCAGATAAGAACCATGGCACCTTCGCGGTTGTTTCGAAGAATTCCATGCGCTAATAAGGCATGTAGCCATTTTAAGTACAGTGCACAGTAGATCCTCACTAAAGGCTGTGTCTATAGTTGCTACACCTGAGGTAGGTATTAAGGGAGGGGTCCCTGAGgacaccgccccccgcccccgagaGATGGATCCTGGGCTTCAGGGGCACGTGGGCGCTCACGGTGGGCTAAGAGACCTAAGGGGTACCGCAGGGCCCTGAGCGCCTCCCGCCGCCGCCCGCAGGTGTTCTCCATCGCTGTCTTCGGGCCCATAGTCAACGAGGGCTACGTGAACGCCGACAGCGGCCCAGAGCTACGCTGCGTCTTCAACGGCAACGCGGGCGCCTGCCGCTTCGGAGTCGCGCTCGGCCTCGGGGCCTTCCTAGCCTGCTCCTGCTTCCTGCTGCTCGACGTGCGCTTCCAGCAGATCAGCAGCGTCCGCGACCGGCGGCGCGCTGTGCTGCTCgacctgggcttctcaggtgggcgGGGCCCTGGCCGCGGAGCTTCCGGGTGGGCGGGGATTGGGCGGGGCCAGGGGCGCGGTTCTCATCGAGTGGGCAGGGACAGGCCCGGGGGCGGGGTCTCCTTCCTGTTTGGGCCCGGCGCCTGCATGGAGCGCCCCCCGACCTGCCCGTCCGCCGTTCCGCAGGCCTCTGGTCCTTCCTGTGGTTCGTGGGCTTTTGTTTCCTCACCAACCAGTGGCAGCGCACGGCGCCCGGGCCAGGCACAGCGCAGGCGGGGGACGCGGCGCGCGCCGTcatcaccttcagcttcttctccATCCTCAGCTGGGTGAGTGCTGCCGGCTGGCGGCGGGGCTGGGGCTCGGGCAAGGTCCGACAGGGTCAGCCCTGGCTGACCCCGGACTCCCCCTCAGGTGGCGCTTACCGTGAAGGCCCTGCAGCGGTTCCGTCTGGGCACCGACATGTCGCTCTTTGCCACCGAGCAGCTGGGTGCTGGGGCGGGCCAGACCTACCCGGGCTACCCGGTGGGCAGCGGTGTGGAAGGCACGGATACCTACCAGAGCCCGCCCTTCACCGAGACCCTGGACACCAGTCCCAAAGGGTACCAGGTCCCTGCCTACTAGAGGCCAGCAGGCCCAGACGAGGCGCAAAGGCTGCCCCACCCATGCAGGGTCCAAGGCCTCCTGGGGCCTCCCTCAGGTCCTCCCGGCCCAGCAGCAGGGAGTGGATGCTGTGGGTCATCTGGGGCCAAGAGAAGGTGGCCTCCAGGGTGCCTGGGCTGTGCCCCACAAGTTCCTCCGGTCCCTTTAGTCCCCAACTCAGGGCCAGAGGTCCTGAGGAGGGAACATCATGGCCCTGGGCACGTGTCCTCCAGCCTCAAATGGACCAGCCTGGCAGGGAGCCATTCCCCTCATGAGCCAGCTAGGGCTCACCTGCCCACTCCGGGGTCAGAGGTCCAGCTGCCCTCCATAGCCAGGTGCGGGGGCTGCCCTGGACTCGGGGTGCCTAGGGGAAGGGACACCGCCCTCACCCCGTGGCCGGGCAAGCGTGGCCAGTTCCCCACCCCCTGTCCCGGTGGATAGTGGTGGTCCTCGCTCTGCCCTGGTGTCTCACCCTGCGGGGCCCCCTGTTCTCCCTGGAGCTGCCCCCGTTTCCTCTCACAGGCGCACTAGAGTAGCCCGGCCCTGTGGATGTTGTGATTGTGGTCAAGTCTAAAGGTTTCATCTTGTAGTTCCCCACAAGCAGCCCCTCTGTCTGTGGCCCCAGCTCCAGCCCTTACCTGCCTCAGCCCAGGCCCCTGCTGGGGTGCGGGCAGCTCTGGCCAGGAAAGCACAACATGGCTATAGGTCTGAGCATCAGCCCTCTCGCAGCCTTTCAGTAAGACCTTGCCCCAGGGAGGCTCCAGACACTGGGTGCCTGCAGGACACGCCCCCCACAAGGAGAGGTCTCGAGGCTCCACCTGCCCGCCATGCCCTGGAGACGGCCATTCCCTGCAAACCCCTTTACATAGGCCTCCTCGACTAGTCCAGCTCCCCACACTGCACCCCACTTTAAGGCCCAGCCCGAGGTGGGGGGGGGTCCCTCTGCATAGCTGAGTACTCATGCATTGCTCAAAGCTGGCTTTTCACATTAAGTCAATACCAAATGCGGTTGCCACATTCATTCTTACAGATGCCTCTCTCAGGAGTTGCAGTTGAGTGACAACCCTGTACATTGTAGCATAGACCAATTATTTGTGGATATTTAAGTGAACATGTTTACAATTTTTGTATATATGgatctctccttccctcttctgaAAGAACAATCCGTGATTGTGTATTTTCAGTGTCCCATGTTCCAACTGCAACTTCTTTACAATAAAGACGGTAAATGAGTTTACTGTGACCTTTCCACTCCTACCCCTCCAGTACCGGAGACTGGGACCCAAGGAGCACCAGGGCCCAGAATCCAGAAGGGGGCTGGGAGGTAAAGACCAGGCTGATGCCCCTGTTCTGGAGAGTGCTAGGGAAAACCGTTGCGATTTCTCAAGATGTCCCCTTCTTACCGCCTCCTGTTCCTGAGACCCCTGCCCTGTGTACCATGCAGTGTCCAGAGCCACGTTCCATGGCCAGCTCCCTTTCGGAGACATCCCCAGCTTGGTCTTGTTGACTTTTGAATTCATCTTTTGGGAGTTTTATTTCagttactttttcatttcttgcTGGTTAACAACCTTCTAGTTGACCTTCAAGGAAGCAGGCAGGACCTAGGGCTGGGGTTCTGGCTTGGCCATGTTCAAGCTTGGTCTCAACTTGTACCCTTCCAGAGAAGAGCAGTTCCCATGGTCAaaggtgcagttcagttcagttgctcagttgtgtccgacgctttgagaccccatggactgcaacacaccaggcctccctgtccaactccaacatgagcttactcaaactcatgtccatcgagtcgatgatgccatccaaccatctcatcctctgtcatccccttctcctcccgccttcagtctttcccagcatcagggtcttttccagtcagtcagttcttctcatcaggtgggcgagtattggaatttcagcttcagcatcagtccttccaatgaatattcagaactgattttctttaggatggactcttttgatctccttgcagtacaggTAGTAGTTGCTAAGGTGCAGTAGGTGTTAACATAAACTACTCAGGGTAGTGCTTGTCATCAGGCTGTGTTGCCTGGTATTGTTATGGTTCTTGGTTCTTCTTTAAGTATCAGCGTTTTTAGTATCGTGAGTGAAATAGCCCAGCTTCCAGGTTACTCTTTGCGGGTGTTGGCTTGTGTTCAGGTCTTCAGAGGGCATCAGGTAAGGGGGTCTTCTCCTGTGTGATAGGGAACGCAGGTGGCCTCCTAGCAGCCCTATGGAGAGTGAAGAGGGTGACGGCTCTGCTTCCTAGCAGGCACTGAAGCTCAGCCATCAGCCAGAAACTTGCTCCAGTCTCACCATAAGTAGGTAGGCCCTCAGGTTCAGACAGGCAGTGCCCATCCCCTTCTGCTTCTTTCAGAAAgacatctccatttcttctcaagtAAGGATGTTGCCTCATTTGGAGGTGGCTATGCGTTTAGATCTTGCTTCCTACTATTTATACGTGTCTGTGGCAGAATGGGGAGATTTCAGCGCATGCCTGGTCCATTTCCAAAATACTGGATCCGTTTCTCAATTGTTCCTGCTGGAGTTTACTTTAGCTCTCCCAGTGGCCTGTGGATGTAAACCTTGGGTCTGTGTGACTCCTGGGTTCTGGAAGGACAGTTTTACTGGGTACAGTGGAGGTCAAGCATGGCTGGCTCTGCTCCTGGAGGGCTTGGGCGGCGCTTGACCTCCAAGATCCAGGCCCCGGGTCAGCTGCTTCTGCCTGTGAGCAGAGCCTGGCTGCCCACCTCTCCCCACAGGCCCCCTACCCCCGGCCCACAGTACTCACTGAGACCACCTGAGCTGTAGTGTCTGACCACTCTGAGTGGGGTGACCCCGGAAGGCAGAGAAGCTCAGAACACCAGCTATATGCATTattgcaaaataaatttatttgaagaTAAACTGTCTTATAAAAGTTCAGAGGCAATTGGAGATCCCAGATTCAGCTAGTCTCATAAAAAGATTCAACTTCAAGTAGCACAATTTTGTGTCTTTTAATCCTGAACGTTCTTTAGTCACCAAACAGCCAAGTGTTTACACAACACGCTCAACATCTGACTCCAGCACCCGTGGGCCCAGCTCAGGGACCGCAGTGCTGCGGCCCTTGGGCTCAGGGGCTCCGGGAAGGGGCCACCGTGGCCACCAGCCCTGACAGCGCACACAGGTCCCAGcacctgccccttccctccccgGCGCCCTCCAGGGCCTGAGAACGTAAACCCAGAGCAGCCTGCTGCTGTGGCAGGGGTCTCTCTAGTTTCCAGGAGGCCTCCAGAGGGATCCCCCAAGAGGGTGTGCCGGCAAGTCGTGGCGGGCCTTCCCGGTGATCCCCGGAGAGCTGGCCAGCTGAGGGGCCTGAGCAGGTGGCCTCACTGtctgcctgggggtggggacggGGAGAAAGGAGGCTTGTGGGTGCGGTGGCTCCTGCCTGCACTGGCGGGAGCTACATCGGAGCTATGTGAGGATCCTGGCGAGGGCCTGCAGGGAGGGGAAGTCATCGTCCCGGGCGGCGTGCAGCGCCTGGTGGCTGCCCACATCACCGTGCGCCAGCACCTGCTGACAAGTGGGGCACACGCAGCAGTCTAGGCCCACCTGCCGGGTGCTGGCCTGCCACGCGCTCTTCCTGTTCTTCTTGGCCTTTGTGCCGGGAGGCTTCTCGCGGCCCCGGAAGTCCGTGTGGGCCAACAGCAGCTCCTGCTGCTTGGCCGTATCAGGCAGCAGCACCAGCAACTCGTTGAAGATCTTCTCGAAGTTCTCCCCCAGCAGGTCCCGGCAACTCTTATAATACTGGGCTGCAGAGATCGCGCCCTGCCGGCCAGAGCCAGACCCAGtcacccccagccctggcctgggCCCCAGTGGCCGGGCCAGCCCCCCGCACCCCTGCCTGTCTGACCTGTCTGAACTCCCCCGAGTAGCTCTTGAACTTGCTGAAGCGGGCGTCATCGCTCTGCAGGAAGTCCCTGATGGACTGGATGAGCTGCAGGTTCCTCTCTCGGAAGTTCTCAGGGACCAAGTAGGCCCGGGGCACAGGCGTTGGCCTGGGTCTGAATCGGAAGGAGGTGGAGGCTTCCGCCTTTGGGGAGGCCCAAGGTGAGGGCACTCTCCCCTGGGGGCATGGGGCCAGGGGCCCGCCCACACTTACGCTTTCGTGGTGGTCgtagtgctggggacacaggccgGGTGGGGGCTAGACGGAAGGCCGGAGAAGCCGGGGGGTGGCTTGCTGACAGGGGGCGCCAGGCCTGGCGGAGGCGGGGTGCCCTTTAGGAGCACCACGGCATTGAAGCCTGCGGGGCGTGGGGTGCACGGGAAGGTCCCAGGATGTGACCTCGCTGGTCAGGCACAGCAGGCCCGGGTCCCCACTTCCCACACGCCGCCCCTCCCCGCAGAGCAGCCCGTCCCCACAGAGCAGGTCCGGGGCCCGCTGACAACGCCAAGGGCCGGCACGTGTGTTATGCTCCTCATGGCAAACCCTGACCTGAGTTAACTGCTTTGTCCTCATCTCCAGAGGGTGCCAGGACTCCCTAACTTGCGGAAAGAAAGGTCGCAGGGGAGCTATATGGCGGACCACGGCCATGGGCTCACAGGCCTGCCACCTGCATCCAGATCTGGTAACCAGGCTCCGAGGCAGTGGGAAGGGCCTACACGGGCCTCCCTGCCCGCCTGCACCACCCTGGGCCTGTCTGCCTGCCTGTACCGCCCTGGGCCTCACTCCACTACCGCGGCCCCTTCCCAGGGCCCCGCAGCAGGCCTGGGCCCAGCACACctacctgggggtgggggcatccTGGGTGGGCAGGGGCCACAGAGCGCCGGGAAGTCTTCCTGGGGCGTGGGGCAGGGGGGTGGCCCCAGGGGCCTTGGGAGCCCAGGGGGCTCCTTGGGGGTGCTCCGAACCGGGGCTGGCCCCTCTGAGTGTCCATTGACGATGACAGCGGCAGGCCCCTCAGCTCTGCCAGGGGGTGCCGTGGGGGCCAGCTCGGCCCCAGGGGGCCCCTCTTTGTCAGTGGGGGGGGGCGACGCGGCACCCGACTTCTCGGAGCCCACCTTCTTCTTCTTGCCAACCTTGGTGAAGGTGTGGGTGGTGGCCCCGGCCAGCAGGGAGGAGACGGCGACCGTCGTGGGCACGCTCCGCAGCTCCTGGGCCGTGAGGCCCGCACGGCCATCCTCCTCCGCCTCCTCTGTGGGCGGCGGCCCACCCTTTTTGCCCCCCTTTCCCCCCTTGCCAGACTTCCTGGGGGGCTGGCTGCCCCCGCTGGTAGACTGGGACCCCGGGGCAGGATGCGCCACCTTCTTGCTGGCCCCACTGTTCCAGGCAGAGATGAGGCTGGTGGGGGCACTGCTGGGCTTGGAGGCAGAGGGCACCAGGGCAGGGAAGTCTTCCTCCTGAAAGGTGGTCCTGCCCCTGGCGGGCACAGGGTAAGCCAGCGCCAGCCCCACAGGGCCTGGGGCGGCTGCCACGGAGCTCGAGGACGAAGAGGAGGCACAGAGACTGGGGAAGTCTTCATCCTTGAGCTTCGAAGTGGGGGGCGGGAGAGTGCTGTGCAGAAAGCAAACAGGGCTCAGCGGCCCGTGGGCTCTGGCCTGCCCTGCCCCCCGGCCCCACAGGAGCCCTGGCATCTGCACCCATCCTCCCCAACCCTCGGTAGGAGCCCCGAGCCCCACACGCGTGTACTTTGGGAGTGTGGCTCCTGCAGCTGGGCCAGTGGTGGAAAAGGCCTCCTGGCTCACAGGACCATTGGTGGAGGCTTCCTTGGGACCTGAGAGACACAGAAGAACCCTTGTCAGGGCTGAACAGTGTCGAGGGGGCAGGATCAGGCCTGACGGGGTGACCAACTGGAGGACAGTGGCTTTTCACCGACCTTGTGGTCAGGAGCCCACGTCCCGCCTGTTGGGCCAGGGTGGGCCTGCCTGCAGGGGAGCTGCTCACCTGGGCCCTCGCCCGGAGTCCGGGCTGGGCGCCGGGGGCCGCGGGCCTCCTCAGGACCCCGCAGCCCCGCCTCCTCCTTCTTGGGCCTGCCACCCTCTTCCCGGTCCTCAGTCCTGCgcgtctcctgctgctgctgctgctgctgggtggCCACCGAGGCCCGGATGGCAGCTGCCACTTCTCGGTCCTCTTCTTCCCTGGGATGGGGAGGCCTTCAGGCTGGGCCAGGCCCAGAACTATAGCAACGCGACAtaaagggctggggaggggcctcACCCCGGGAAGCCCGGACACCAGAGGCTGGCCTGCCAGCAGCCAGCGGAACAGGTGCCAGCCCGGCCTCCCCGGCCAGGCGAGAGCACTGTGGAGATAGCAGGACCACCTCCCCACCAACCTCAGGCTCTGGCACCCGGCAACACCCAGCCCAGTTCCCTGGGGCAGCGCCTGGGTACCGCAGATGCCTCGGTCCAGCTGGCCGCGGGGCAGCCCAGCCAGAGCACGTGCCTGCCACGCTAGGGCCTCCTGGCACACCTGCACTGTACCCCCAAGACCGGGGCCCCTCAGACCCCAGTCTGCAGGGTCGTGGCGTCCCTAGTTAAATGAGCGGAGAAAGGAAAACACCCGATTCAGGACACCAAGTGACCCTGTTGCCATGCCCGGGACACAGAGGCCAGAAGGCCAAGCTCCCTGACCCAGCGCCTGTCTCAGCCCAGCTGTCCACATTGCCCTGGCCTCTGGTGGAGCCAGGTGGACAGAGGTCCTGGCGGCTCGCAAATCCTCCCACCTCTTGTACCTCCAGCTTCCTCGGCGGCTTTGCTGGGCTCCGCGGCCGCTGGCCCGGCCTGTGCGGCCCTGGCGGTTGTACCTGTCCAGCTCCTCGTAGTCCTCACCGCCGAT from Bos javanicus breed banteng chromosome 25, ARS-OSU_banteng_1.0, whole genome shotgun sequence harbors:
- the SYNGR3 gene encoding synaptogyrin-3, which encodes MEGGSFGAGRAGAALDPVSFARRPQTLLRVASWVFSIAVFGPIVNEGYVNADSGPELRCVFNGNAGACRFGVALGLGAFLACSCFLLLDVRFQQISSVRDRRRAVLLDLGFSGLWSFLWFVGFCFLTNQWQRTAPGPGTAQAGDAARAVITFSFFSILSWVALTVKALQRFRLGTDMSLFATEQLGAGAGQTYPGYPVGSGVEGTDTYQSPPFTETLDTSPKGYQVPAY
- the ZNF598 gene encoding E3 ubiquitin-protein ligase ZNF598 isoform X2, which encodes MAAAAAAGPEGRLASQEAAAAAPERGGGSCVLCCGDLEATALGRCDHPVCYRCSTKMRVLCEQRYCAVCREELRQVVFGKTLPAFATIPLHQLQHEKKYDIYFMDGRVFALYRQLLQHECPRCPERPPFSLFGDLEQHMRKQHELFCCKLCLRHLQIFTHERKWYSRKDLARHRMQGDPDDTSHRGHPLCKFCDERYLDNDELLKHLRRDHYFCHFCDADGAQDYYSDYAYLREHFREKHFLCEEGRCSTEQFTHAFRTEIDLKAHRTACHSRSRAEARQNRQIDLQFSYAPRHSRRSEGVIGGEDYEELDRYNRQGRTGRASGRGAQQSRRGSWREEEDREVAAAIRASVATQQQQQQQETRRTEDREEGGRPKKEEAGLRGPEEARGPRRPARTPGEGPGPKEASTNGPVSQEAFSTTGPAAGATLPNTLPPPTSKLKDEDFPSLCASSSSSSSVAAAPGPVGLALAYPVPARGRTTFQEEDFPALVPSASKPSSAPTSLISAWNSGASKKVAHPAPGSQSTSGGSQPPRKSGKGGKGGKKGGPPPTEEAEEDGRAGLTAQELRSVPTTVAVSSLLAGATTHTFTKVGKKKKVGSEKSGAASPPPTDKEGPPGAELAPTAPPGRAEGPAAVIVNGHSEGPAPVRSTPKEPPGLPRPLGPPPCPTPQEDFPALCGPCPPRMPPPPGFNAVVLLKGTPPPPGLAPPVSKPPPGFSGLPSSPHPACVPSTTTTTKAPRPTPVPRAYLVPENFRERNLQLIQSIRDFLQSDDARFSKFKSYSGEFRQGAISAAQYYKSCRDLLGENFEKIFNELLVLLPDTAKQQELLLAHTDFRGREKPPGTKAKKNRKSAWQASTRQADSEATCSGPSAGQLSGDHREGPPRLAGTPSWGIPLEASWKLERPLPQQQAALGLRSQALEGAGEGRGRCWDLCALSGLVATVAPSRSP
- the ZNF598 gene encoding E3 ubiquitin-protein ligase ZNF598 isoform X1 — its product is MAAAAAAGPEGRLASQEAAAAAPERGGGSCVLCCGDLEATALGRCDHPVCYRCSTKMRVLCEQRYCAVCREELRQVVFGKTLPAFATIPLHQLQHEKKYDIYFMDGRVFALYRQLLQHECPRCPERPPFSLFGDLEQHMRKQHELFCCKLCLRHLQIFTHERKWYSRKDLARHRMQGDPDDTSHRGHPLCKFCDERYLDNDELLKHLRRDHYFCHFCDADGAQDYYSDYAYLREHFREKHFLCEEGRCSTEQFTHAFRTEIDLKAHRTACHSRSRAEARQNRQIDLQFSYAPRHSRRSEGVIGGEDYEELDRYNRQGRTGRASGRGAQQSRRGSWRYKREEEDREVAAAIRASVATQQQQQQQETRRTEDREEGGRPKKEEAGLRGPEEARGPRRPARTPGEGPGPKEASTNGPVSQEAFSTTGPAAGATLPNTLPPPTSKLKDEDFPSLCASSSSSSSVAAAPGPVGLALAYPVPARGRTTFQEEDFPALVPSASKPSSAPTSLISAWNSGASKKVAHPAPGSQSTSGGSQPPRKSGKGGKGGKKGGPPPTEEAEEDGRAGLTAQELRSVPTTVAVSSLLAGATTHTFTKVGKKKKVGSEKSGAASPPPTDKEGPPGAELAPTAPPGRAEGPAAVIVNGHSEGPAPVRSTPKEPPGLPRPLGPPPCPTPQEDFPALCGPCPPRMPPPPGFNAVVLLKGTPPPPGLAPPVSKPPPGFSGLPSSPHPACVPSTTTTTKAPRPTPVPRAYLVPENFRERNLQLIQSIRDFLQSDDARFSKFKSYSGEFRQGAISAAQYYKSCRDLLGENFEKIFNELLVLLPDTAKQQELLLAHTDFRGREKPPGTKAKKNRKSAWQASTRQADSEATCSGPSAGQLSGDHREGPPRLAGTPSWGIPLEASWKLERPLPQQQAALGLRSQALEGAGEGRGRCWDLCALSGLVATVAPSRSP
- the ZNF598 gene encoding E3 ubiquitin-protein ligase ZNF598 isoform X4, whose product is MAAAAAAGPEGRLASQEAAAAAPERGGGSCVLCCGDLEATALGRCDHPVCYRCSTKMRVLCEQRYCAVCREELRQVVFGKTLPAFATIPLHQLQHEKKYDIYFMDGRVFALYRQLLQHECPRCPERPPFSLFGDLEQHMRKQHELFCCKLCLRHLQIFTHERKWYSRKDLARHRMQGDPDDTSHRGHPLCKFCDERYLDNDELLKHLRRDHYFCHFCDADGAQDYYSDYAYLREHFREKHFLCEEGRCSTEQFTHAFRTEIDLKAHRTACHSRSRAEARQNRQIDLQFSYAPRHSRRSEGVIGGEDYEELDRYNRQGRTGRASGRGAQQSRRGSWREEEDREVAAAIRASVATQQQQQQQETRRTEDREEGGRPKKEEAGLRGPEEARGPRRPARTPGEGPGPKEASTNGPVSQEAFSTTGPAAGATLPNTLPPPTSKLKDEDFPSLCASSSSSSSVAAAPGPVGLALAYPVPARGRTTFQEEDFPALVPSASKPSSAPTSLISAWNSGASKKVAHPAPGSQSTSGGSQPPRKSGKGGKGGKKGGPPPTEEAEEDGRAGLTAQELRSVPTTVAVSSLLAGATTHTFTKVGKKKKVGSEKSGAASPPPTDKEGPPGAELAPTAPPGRAEGPAAVIVNGHSEGPAPVRSTPKEPPGLPRPLGPPPCPTPQEDFPALCGPCPPRMPPPPGFNAVVLLKGTPPPPGLAPPVSKPPPGFSGLPSSPHPACVPSTTTTTKAPRPTPVPRAYLVPENFRERNLQLIQSIRDFLQSDDARFSKFKSYSGEFRQGAISAAQYYKSCRDLLGENFEKIFNELLVLLPDTAKQQELLLAHTDFRGREKPPGTKAKKNRKSAWQASTRQVGLDCCVCPTCQQVLAHGDVGSHQALHAARDDDFPSLQALARILT
- the ZNF598 gene encoding E3 ubiquitin-protein ligase ZNF598 isoform X3; the encoded protein is MAAAAAAGPEGRLASQEAAAAAPERGGGSCVLCCGDLEATALGRCDHPVCYRCSTKMRVLCEQRYCAVCREELRQVVFGKTLPAFATIPLHQLQHEKKYDIYFMDGRVFALYRQLLQHECPRCPERPPFSLFGDLEQHMRKQHELFCCKLCLRHLQIFTHERKWYSRKDLARHRMQGDPDDTSHRGHPLCKFCDERYLDNDELLKHLRRDHYFCHFCDADGAQDYYSDYAYLREHFREKHFLCEEGRCSTEQFTHAFRTEIDLKAHRTACHSRSRAEARQNRQIDLQFSYAPRHSRRSEGVIGGEDYEELDRYNRQGRTGRASGRGAQQSRRGSWRYKREEEDREVAAAIRASVATQQQQQQQETRRTEDREEGGRPKKEEAGLRGPEEARGPRRPARTPGEGPGPKEASTNGPVSQEAFSTTGPAAGATLPNTLPPPTSKLKDEDFPSLCASSSSSSSVAAAPGPVGLALAYPVPARGRTTFQEEDFPALVPSASKPSSAPTSLISAWNSGASKKVAHPAPGSQSTSGGSQPPRKSGKGGKGGKKGGPPPTEEAEEDGRAGLTAQELRSVPTTVAVSSLLAGATTHTFTKVGKKKKVGSEKSGAASPPPTDKEGPPGAELAPTAPPGRAEGPAAVIVNGHSEGPAPVRSTPKEPPGLPRPLGPPPCPTPQEDFPALCGPCPPRMPPPPGFNAVVLLKGTPPPPGLAPPVSKPPPGFSGLPSSPHPACVPSTTTTTKAPRPTPVPRAYLVPENFRERNLQLIQSIRDFLQSDDARFSKFKSYSGEFRQGAISAAQYYKSCRDLLGENFEKIFNELLVLLPDTAKQQELLLAHTDFRGREKPPGTKAKKNRKSAWQASTRQVGLDCCVCPTCQQVLAHGDVGSHQALHAARDDDFPSLQALARILT